A single genomic interval of Rhododendron vialii isolate Sample 1 chromosome 3a, ASM3025357v1 harbors:
- the LOC131319478 gene encoding hexose carrier protein HEX6-like isoform X1 codes for MSRTRQIKSGAGNGDYEFTPTRSIAIPTLTLWARTITTPLSSRCSNRSSPELCEASKISGQVIRAIKELWSRRRTPRRYRLQDPYSNYPHCVSACVSRPLCLRGVTSMEPFLKRFFPEVYTKMKEDTEISNYCKYDSQLLTLFTSSLYVAGLIASFFASSVTIACGRKPSILVGGVAFLAGSALGGAAFNLYTLILGRILLGVGIGFANQSVPLYLSEMAPFRHRGAINNGFHLSLGIGVLSANLINYSTEKIKGGWGWRVSLGMGAVPAALLTLGALFLSETPISLIQRSNNHQKAKLMLQRVRGTEDVQAELDDLIKASEMSKTIENPFWKILETKYRPQFVMAIAIPLFQQVTGINVVGFYAPVIFRTIGLGESASLMSTVATGVVGICGTLLSMLIVDKFGRRVLLMVGGIQMLISQIIVGSIMATQLGGHGGLSKVNGFAVLIFICTYVSGFSLSWGPLGFLIPSEIFPLEIRSSGQSITVAVSFLFTFIIAQTFLAMLCHFKSGSFFFFGGWVAVMTVFVYLFLPETKNVPIEQMDRVWREHWFWKRIVGQEYQVSKVDEKE; via the exons ATGAGCCGGACCCGACAAATAAAGAGCGGGGCGGGGAATGGAGACTACGAATTCACTCCAACCCGCTCCATTGCCATCCCCACTCTCACTCTCTGGGCGCGCACAATTACAACGCCCCTCTCGTCGCGGTGTTCAAATCGAAGTTCCCCGGAGCTCTGCGAGGCTTCCAAAATTTCCGGCCAAGTAATTCGAGCAATTAAGGAACTATGGAGCAGAAGAAGAACACCGAGAAGATACCGGCTTCAGGACCCGTACTCGAACTACCCGCATTGCGTCTCCGCATGTGTCTCGCGGCCTCTGTGTCTTC GTGGAGTCACCTCCATGGAGCCATTTCTGAAGAGATTCTTTCCAGAGGTGTACACGAAGATGAAAGAAGACACTGAGATAAGCAACTACTGCAAATATGACAGCCAATTGTTGACCTTATTCACATCCTCCTTGTATGTGGCTGGCCTTATTGCTTCCTTTTTCGCCTCATCAGTCACCATAGCCTGTGGGCGCAAGCCATCAATTCTTGTTGGAGGGGTTGCTTTCCTAGCTGGTTCAGCTCTTGGCGGTGCAGCTTTCAATCTGTATACACTAATACTTGGCCGCATCTTGCTTGGTGTTGGGATTGGCTTTGCAAACCAG TCAGTCCCGCTATATCTCTCAGAGATGGCTCCATTCAGACATAGAGGAGCAATCAACAATGGATTCCACTTGAGCCTTGGCATTGGTGTTCTCTCGGCTAACCTTATCAATTATAGCACTGAAAAAATCAAGGGCGGATGGGGGTGGAGAGTTTCCCTTGGCATGGGGGCAGTCCCTGCTGCACTCCTAACCCTAGGAGCCCTTTTCCTTTCAGAGACACCCATCAGCCTAATTCAGCGGAGCAACAATCATCAAAAAGCCAAGCTAATGCTACAACGAGTTAGAGGCACTGAAGACGTACAGGCAGAACTCGATGATCTGATAAAAGCAAGCGAAATGTCCAAAACCATCGAAAACCCATTTTGGAAAATCCTAGAGACAAAATATAGGCCTCAATTTGTCATGGCAATTGCTATACCATTATTCCAGCAAGTAACTGGGATCAATGTTGTCGGCTTCTATGCTCCTGTCATCTTTCGGACTATAGGCCTAGGTGAAAGTGCCTCACTCATGTCAACAGTTGCGACTGGGGTTGTAGGCATTTGCGGAACCTTACTATCAATGTTGATAGTGGATAAATTTGGTCGAAGAGTTCTGCTTATGGTTGGTGGAATACAAATGCTCATTTCCCAGATTATAGTTGGAAGTATAATGGCAACTCAGCTTGGGGGCCATGGCGGTTTGAGCAAAGTGAATGGTTTTGCGGTGCTAATTTTTATATGCACTTATGTTTCAGGGTTCTCCTTGTCGTGGGGTCCATTGGGGTTTTTAATCCCGAGTGAAATTTTCCCGCTGGAGATACGATCATCCGGGCAAAGTATCACTGTGGCAGTGAGCTTTCTCTTCACTTTCATCATTGCTCAAACTTTTCTGGCCATGCTTTGCCACTTCAAGTCTGggagtttcttcttttttgggggaTGGGTTGCGGTGATGACCGTGTTTGTTTACCTGTTTTTGCCTGAGACTAAGAATGTGCCGATTGAGCAGATGGATAGAGTGTGGAGGGAACACTGGTTTTGGAAACGAATTGTGGGGCAGGAGTATCAAGTTAGCAAAGTGGACGAAAAAGAATGA
- the LOC131319478 gene encoding hexose carrier protein HEX6-like isoform X2, with amino-acid sequence MAVGMSIASEGGGYNGRMTSFVVLSCMMAATGGILFGYDIGISGGVTSMEPFLKRFFPEVYTKMKEDTEISNYCKYDSQLLTLFTSSLYVAGLIASFFASSVTIACGRKPSILVGGVAFLAGSALGGAAFNLYTLILGRILLGVGIGFANQSVPLYLSEMAPFRHRGAINNGFHLSLGIGVLSANLINYSTEKIKGGWGWRVSLGMGAVPAALLTLGALFLSETPISLIQRSNNHQKAKLMLQRVRGTEDVQAELDDLIKASEMSKTIENPFWKILETKYRPQFVMAIAIPLFQQVTGINVVGFYAPVIFRTIGLGESASLMSTVATGVVGICGTLLSMLIVDKFGRRVLLMVGGIQMLISQIIVGSIMATQLGGHGGLSKVNGFAVLIFICTYVSGFSLSWGPLGFLIPSEIFPLEIRSSGQSITVAVSFLFTFIIAQTFLAMLCHFKSGSFFFFGGWVAVMTVFVYLFLPETKNVPIEQMDRVWREHWFWKRIVGQEYQVSKVDEKE; translated from the exons ATGGCAGTGGGAATGTCAATAGCAAGCGAGGGTGGGGGATACAATGGCAGGATGACCTCTTTTGTTGTGTTATCTTGCATGATGGCTGCAACAGGAGGAATTCTATTTGGCTACGATATTGGAATTTCAG GTGGAGTCACCTCCATGGAGCCATTTCTGAAGAGATTCTTTCCAGAGGTGTACACGAAGATGAAAGAAGACACTGAGATAAGCAACTACTGCAAATATGACAGCCAATTGTTGACCTTATTCACATCCTCCTTGTATGTGGCTGGCCTTATTGCTTCCTTTTTCGCCTCATCAGTCACCATAGCCTGTGGGCGCAAGCCATCAATTCTTGTTGGAGGGGTTGCTTTCCTAGCTGGTTCAGCTCTTGGCGGTGCAGCTTTCAATCTGTATACACTAATACTTGGCCGCATCTTGCTTGGTGTTGGGATTGGCTTTGCAAACCAG TCAGTCCCGCTATATCTCTCAGAGATGGCTCCATTCAGACATAGAGGAGCAATCAACAATGGATTCCACTTGAGCCTTGGCATTGGTGTTCTCTCGGCTAACCTTATCAATTATAGCACTGAAAAAATCAAGGGCGGATGGGGGTGGAGAGTTTCCCTTGGCATGGGGGCAGTCCCTGCTGCACTCCTAACCCTAGGAGCCCTTTTCCTTTCAGAGACACCCATCAGCCTAATTCAGCGGAGCAACAATCATCAAAAAGCCAAGCTAATGCTACAACGAGTTAGAGGCACTGAAGACGTACAGGCAGAACTCGATGATCTGATAAAAGCAAGCGAAATGTCCAAAACCATCGAAAACCCATTTTGGAAAATCCTAGAGACAAAATATAGGCCTCAATTTGTCATGGCAATTGCTATACCATTATTCCAGCAAGTAACTGGGATCAATGTTGTCGGCTTCTATGCTCCTGTCATCTTTCGGACTATAGGCCTAGGTGAAAGTGCCTCACTCATGTCAACAGTTGCGACTGGGGTTGTAGGCATTTGCGGAACCTTACTATCAATGTTGATAGTGGATAAATTTGGTCGAAGAGTTCTGCTTATGGTTGGTGGAATACAAATGCTCATTTCCCAGATTATAGTTGGAAGTATAATGGCAACTCAGCTTGGGGGCCATGGCGGTTTGAGCAAAGTGAATGGTTTTGCGGTGCTAATTTTTATATGCACTTATGTTTCAGGGTTCTCCTTGTCGTGGGGTCCATTGGGGTTTTTAATCCCGAGTGAAATTTTCCCGCTGGAGATACGATCATCCGGGCAAAGTATCACTGTGGCAGTGAGCTTTCTCTTCACTTTCATCATTGCTCAAACTTTTCTGGCCATGCTTTGCCACTTCAAGTCTGggagtttcttcttttttgggggaTGGGTTGCGGTGATGACCGTGTTTGTTTACCTGTTTTTGCCTGAGACTAAGAATGTGCCGATTGAGCAGATGGATAGAGTGTGGAGGGAACACTGGTTTTGGAAACGAATTGTGGGGCAGGAGTATCAAGTTAGCAAAGTGGACGAAAAAGAATGA